The Dyadobacter sandarakinus DNA window CCCGCCCGACGCTCTTCAGCCAGGGAGCGCATGGTTACCGCCGGGATCAGGAATATGAGCGTATAAGGCGCAAGCATGAAAAACGACCCAAGATCGGCATAGCCGTAGTCGAGGATATTGGAGTCAGGAAAAACCCACACGATCAGCCCGACAGCCGTAAGAAACACCACCATCACGATATACGCGATCAGGGAATTAAAGAAACCGGCTATTTCCTTCTGAAAAATTGCTAACACTGTACCCGTTCAATTTGCAAGAAAATAGTACCTCATTCGAATACGGGCTTTTCGCGGCGCATGATAGCAGCCACGATCAAAGATATAATCAAGCCCATGAAAACATACAGCAACACACCCGATACAAATACAATCCCGGGCGACATAAACCTTTGTGATACTTCCATCGTCTGGTCGATCTGAGCATCATCCAGACCTCTTTTTTCAAGGTCGCTCCGCATTTTGTCCAGCCCTTGCGTGATGAGCGTCGGATCAATAAACTGCATGTAAAACAATGTAAAAGCTGAGCTCAGCAGCCCTACAACAGCCGTCAGCAGCGTCCCTACGCCCAATCCTTCGCCATAGGACATGTAGCCTTTATTCTGCTCGCGGAAGTCTTTCATGCCTAACACAATGGCCACAATCACAAAAACCGTAGAAAGGGAAGTCAGAAGCTGGTTTTGGGAAAAACCGGTAACATTGATGATGACCGTGTAAATCATAATCACTACGGAAGCAAGCAGGCCGTATTTGAGCGCAATGCGGGCTGTTGATACTTTTTCTTCCATGTTCAGGATTTGTTTAGGTTAGCAAGCAAGACGTGAATCTAAGATTTATTCTGAAATACGCCGTAGTCCTGTTTTCTGAAAATAAGGGAGATCACCAGGATGGGTATGATCATCACGAGCAGGCGCTGGGTGATCTCATTTGATATCAGTATCGAGGGTTTGTTGTTCTTAATTGAATTGTAAAGATCCAGGTACTCTTTGTCAGTCAGGTACTTGGTATTCGTAGTCCTGCCCTCTGCAAGTACGGCCAGTCCTGCCTGTATGTACTCGGTAAATACGCTGTAATCCACATAGGATACAAAAAGGTAAATCAGCCACCCATTAATCATTGCAGCGACCATTGTAATGAAATACCCCATGGTCAGCCCTTCCCACAAATGCAGGAATCCGTTTCCATATTTCCGGCGGTAATACCAGCAGGCACTTGCGACAAGGATAATGTAAATACCGGCATCAAAGATATGCCCGCTGCCCAGCGGCGGTATGCCGAGAAGATAAAGCGCAAGAAAAAACAGGAATGCAGCTATGCCGGCAACCGCTGCAAAAATCAGGGAAACTTTCAGGATAGGCTTACTAAAATATGCTACAATCGGATTCATATATACCACTCAAACTTGCCATTATTCGCTACCCCCACAACTTTTCCCTTCATAACCTTCCCTAAAAAGGGCGTATTCTTAGATTTTGAAAGTGTTTTATCGAAAGTCCACATTGCATCGGGATCAAAGAATGTAAGATGGGCCGGAGCTCCTACTTCTATAACATTTGGTTTCAACCTTAAAATACGCCTGGGTCCGGCTGTAAACTTTTCAACCAGCGCACCTGCACCTAATCCTGCATACATATTGGCCACTGCAAATGCGGTCTCCAACCCGGTAATACCGAAGTCTGCCTGATCAAATTCAAGGTTTTTGCTTTCCTCATCGTGCGGGCTGTGGTCAGAAACAATTGCATCGATCGTACCATCTGCCAGCCCGCCCAGCAGCGCGGCAAAGTCTTCCTCGGCCCTGAATGGCGGGTTCACTTTCAGATTGGTATCAAAACCCAGCAGATCATTGTCCCGGAATGCAAGCTGATGTGCCGCTATGTCGCACGATACGGGCAGGCCTTTTTGCTTAGCCTCCCTGATCAGCGCGACGGCCTCTTTGGTGGAAATCAGTGAAACGTGCAAAACCGGATTACCGGAATTGTACGGACTTTTTTCCAATGCATATTCCAGCAGTTTCAGGTCGCGCGTGAGCATCATTTCCTCGGCCAGCGAGGGCAAGCCTTTCATCCCGGTGAGGGTGCTCGCAACACCTTCGTGCATTTGCCCGTACAATGTTAGCTGGTGGTCCTCCGGACGGTTCATCAGCAAAGCATCCAGCGGCTGCAGGTACTGTATCGTTTTCAGTAACAAGTCGGCATTCTGCACAGAATGTTCACCATCGGTAAACGCGATGGCTCCTGCTTCATGCAGGTCAATCATTTCCGTAAAATCAACGCCCTGTGCCTTGCGCGTCACTGCGGCTGCCACATGCAGGTTCACCAGGCCTCCTCTACCCGCCTGGCGGATATAGTTGAGCGTGTCTTTGCTGTGTACTACGGGCTCGCTGTTCGGCAGAAGTACGATTTCAGTAAACCCGCCCCGGGCCGCGGCCTTTCTTACCGAGTTAAGATCTTCCTTGTGCTCAAATCCAGGGTCACGCGATGCGACACGCATATCCACCCATCCGGCCGATGCATGCAAGCCTGACGCCTGCAGTACCTGAGCTTCACCGGCTTCCAGATTTTCACCGATCTGCCGGATCAGACCGTCTTCAATCAACAGGTCTTTGATCTGACCGTCATACGGAGAAGCAGCATCGGTAATGCGTACGGAACGTATTAGTAATTTCATGTAAAAGCAGGCTTGTGCCTGATCGTTTATGTATTCGGGTTTCAAAAAAAAAGCTCCGAATGGAGCTTTTCACCTAGTATCAGGCACCTATAAATTTTTGGTAATCTTCTGCTGACATCAGCCCGTCTTCTTCACCCGGACTTGCAAGACTGATCCTCACCATCCAGCCGTTGCCGTAGGGATCGGAGTTGACAAGCTCAGGCTCACCATCGAGCTGCTCATTTATTTCCAGTACTGTACCTGCAATCGGCAGGAAAAGGTCAGACACTGTTTTCACCGCTTCAACAGAACCAAACACATCACCCTTCTGCAATGCTTCGCCTACTGTATTGATGTCCACGTACACGATGTCACCCAACTCGTTCTGTGCATGGTCCGTAATACCGATGATCGCTGTATCTCCTTCTATACGAATCCATTCGTGATCTTCTGTGTACTTAAGTTCTGACGGAAAATTCATGTCGTGTACGGATATGTTTTAAAAGCTTTGAAGCGCAAATTACAGTATGCAGGCTGTATTTTCCAAATTACTCGGCGAGATTGAACTTTAACTGCACGCCGCCCGACGTACTCGACCGGTAAAACGAATTGGACACCAGCGGATCGTTGAAAGTACGGTCAAAATAGAACTGTACGCTCAAACGGTTATTCACGGTATAGTTCACGATCGGATGCAGCTGGAAGTTGATGTTCCCCGAAATCGGGATATTCTCACCGTCAAATTTCCGCTGTATCGCCCGGGTATCGACAAACTTCAGTCCGAGCTGCATTGTCATGTCATTTTTAAGCTTCTTCTTAACCCCATTGATCTTGAAAGGCAGGGGTACATTGTTTTTTGTAAAACCAATATTTACCGTAATGTCCTGATTGAACAATTCCGCTACCTGTGCATTCGACAAGTTCAGCGCCACGGTCCGGTCACGGTTATATTCAAGCCGGGCCGTAACACGGCTCTGCGTCCTGAACTCCATTCCTACCAGCGGCTGAAACCTTTCGGAAAGCGTGATGGTGCTCATGGCAAATACCGGCACATACTGACCCAGGTCATTCAGGCGGGAAGATAGCGGATAACCCGTCACAGCCAGGTTCACGTACAATGCCTCATAGTCCAGCGATGAAGTAAAGTTTCCTACACTGTAGTTGGACATGTATTTGTGCGACAAGGTAAACGAGCTGAAAAGCCGCTTGAAAGCCGGAAGCTGCGAAAGTCCGCTGTATTTCACATCCCAGTTGGGCATCGGGAATTTCAGGAACGGATTCGTACGTACCGTATTGGGATCCTTACCGCGGTAGGCGGCAAAGAAGGACGATATCAGTACATCCTGTGAGTTCTCGTTGTACTCGCCGCCACTCAGGTTTTCGCGGTTCATCCGTTCACGTAGAATGGCCCTGTACTCCCGGAACTTGTCAAAAACAGGAGAGGAATTGTCTCTCCGCATTTTGGCAAATGCAGTTCTGAATGAAAGGAAAGACATACTGAACTGTCCGTTCCGCAAAGGGTTCTGAGATGCAAAACCGCCGGTGGAATTGGGTCGGTAAAACTCCTGGTATGCATCCTGGCGCGTCAGCCTGGCCTCTATAACCATCCTGAAATCCTTGAAAGGTTCGAGAGTTGTATTGGCAGAGAAGTTTTTGGCAATTGTTTGCTGGAAAGGCTGGTTTTGCTGCTCACTCTTGGTAATCCAGCCACGCTGCGCCGCCCTGACCTGGAAGTCACGATCCTGCCTTCCGAGTACGAAAGGAAGTCCGGGTGCATTGGAGTTATCCAATCCGAAGTACTTGGGTGCTTTCAGGTAACCTGGCAGCGCCGTCGTTTCCAGAATGGAGTAGCTTACGTTAATACCCCGTACCGTCATCAGTGTTCTCGCCAGTGTTTTCAGCAGGTCTGTTGAACGCATATCAATGTCCTCGATATCACCCGGGCTCCTTGCGAAGTTTTTGCGCACGGTATTGGGCGTATTGGCAAACTTCAGATACCGGAGCTTATTATAAAGCAGTACAAAATCCACTTTTCCCGTAACACCACGCTCGCGGCTGTTTCGGATGATATCCCCGAAAGGCAATCCCAGCGTATCTTTCAATCCCAATGCATTGGCCTGGTACTGGTATCCAACTGAATGCTTATAGTCCGCACTCACCCAGTCTGTAAGCGGAATTTTATCCAGCGGAAGGCGGTAAGTAAGGTCAATTTTCTGATCAAAATTCTTGATACGGCCCAGCTTTTTGAAGTTGTTCCATAGAGAATCCTTCTTGGCTCCCGTATTAATGTCACCTTCCGGCTCATCAATGATCGAGTTGGCTGACGCCGAGTAGGTCAGTGTCATGTTGCGGGTCAGGTTCCAGCCGAAATCATAGTACCGGTTAAACCAGAAATACTTTTCATACAAAGGCTGAATGCCGTCGGTGGTCAGGTCCGCATTGCGCAGCTGCGTTTTCAGGAACCTGCGGTCGACGTCGGTCCTCACGGAGACCATATTGGGCAGCAAAGTCAGGTTTACATCTTTGATAATGTCTGCCCACCGGCTTGTTGCTTTCCAGTTTTTAAAAGGTTCCAGAGGCTTGGGCTGGCTGCTGTATACGTAAGATATTCCCGCCTTATACATGCGCTGGTTATATTCCTGCGTCAGGATGTTCCGGCGTTTGTCATCGCTGAAGGCATACGTAAACGAGAAGTTCTCAAAATCATAGAAATGGTTCCGCGCGCCCGGCCTGGTCTTGGTCTTTCGCACATTGGAAAAATTGATTCCCCGCTTCACCTGGTTCTCTTCGACCATCCGCCTGTAACCATCCCTTTCCTCATCGCTCCGCAGGTTATCCAGTGACGTGCTTAATGGCGTATCCGGATCGAGCGGATTGAAGTGCGGCTTCACATTCCGGCGGTCGTAGCTCAGAAACAGCGGGATACTGAAACCCCAGCTTTGCGGCAGCAACTTATCCAGGGCTACATTGGTAGAGATGCCATATTCTGTCGTAAAATTCCTTGACCGCTCGCCGATTCTTTGCTGAACACTTCCAAATCCAAAAGTCTCCATCCTTCCCGACGCCGTCAGCGTTGCAAAATCAGCCAGCTTGGCATTCAGCTGAGCAATAGCCGCCATACCACCCGTATCATCAAAGCCTTCAACGTGCATTTCATCCACCCAGATACAGAACGTCTTGGTGCGCTCGTCATTGGTTTTCGGATTGCGCATTCCGATCATGATCACCTTAACTGCACTCAGGTCGGGGTTACCGACTACCGACAGGTTGTACCGTCCATCAGAAGTGCGGATTGTATACGGAATGCTCAGGTTACGGTCCAGCTGCCTGTTCCGCTCCGATTTGGCCGAAATCAGGTCTGCCAGTGCAATATTAATCTCATTCTGCTCCGGCCAGATATCCTCGGAAGTGGAAGCCGAAGGGAGCGTTGCTTTGAGGGATGCAAGGTCGATCTCGTAATAGTTTTGTGTAAGGTCAGTACCGATACGCATGAATGCGCCCACCATGTTGTCTTCGCTGAGCTCATTCTGCATGTGGACGTACATTCTGAGGCGCTTGCGGAAAAGCAGGTCAAGGTTTACGTTTTTATAGACTGCACGCGAATCACCATCACGAAGGTCGGTCACGCAAAGGCTCATGGATTGTTCATTGAGCAGCAAAGGAGGGCGCTGGGTATTATCCTGGTCGCGCACCCATCCCGGGGGAATCTGGTAGAGGTACTTGTTGGCACCGCCGTTATTCTGGCTGTTTTCTTCAATGCTTACGGTTCCAACAGTAAACTTGGCATCATACGGCTCAGGTACCTCCTGCAATCCGGGTGAGTCCAGGTTATAGGTGTATTTACGATATTGCTGACCCACCATTTGAAGCTGTGCAAAACGCAGTACAACCGGCTGCTGGAAATCGGTAAGGTACATACGCATAAACCGGATCGACTTAAAGCCGCTCATATTACCAACTACACCCGAAAATTCCTTGATAGGAACCCTGAACAAGTACCAGTTCTGACCGTCGGCTTCGGTCTTATCCACAATATATCCATTGCCCACGGCGAGCTGGCCGGGACGCAGGTTTACTTCGTACTCGTAGTATGACTCATTATCATTGATCGTATTATCAACGTTCATATCCTCTCCGTCGGGCACATTGGTAGAGGCGGGTGTTACGTCGGTAGCTCTTCCCTGACTTTCCGGAGAGTTGTTCTCCATGCCCATATAGTTTTTATATCGCTGCAAAACCTTTGCATCGGCAGCATCCAGGTCAGGTCCCAGAAAAAACTGAAAATCATCACCGGAAGGGTCATTCAGGATCAGCTGCCTTGCTTCGGGGGTAAGGTTTGCGGGCAGGCGGTTGATATATTGCTGGAAAAATGTCCGCTCGTCGGCACTGTTCAATCCATCCAGACCAATATCCTGCCTCTCGCGGGCACCCGACTCATTACTGAATGCATTGATCAGGTACTGCGACTTGGTAACATATCCCCAGGCTGTGGAATCCACATTTACACCGATCTGCCTGTCCACAATCGGCAAGCCATTTTCAAAATTGTAGCGCTCATCCGGAATAACATCTTCCGAAATATCCCCGAGGTTAAATACCAGCTTACCACCGGTTGTATTGTTCCGGTCTTCGGTACCATCGCGAACCTTGCCGTTTTCTCCTGCAATGAAAGGATCCAGCATCCAGAACTCAATGCTTTCAATGTTGGCATTGTCAAAATCATTATCCGAAGTAATAGCCCGGCTGATTGCCCCAAAGTTCTGACGTGGGTTTTTAAGCCGGCCATTCTGATCAATGTCGGTATTATAGTTATACATCCCCTTTTCGCTCGGATAGTAAGCAATGTCCAGGATGTTCTGGGGGTATGTTACCAAACCTGCAATCGGCCGGTTCGGGAAGATTTCGTTAGGGAGGTAAAGTCTCTCGTAAAAATTCTTGCGGTCGTTTTCATTAATATTGGCAGGTGGCTCATATCCGCCTCCCAGTCCCTGCGCTCCACCGAAAATATTGTCTACGGTATAAGCAGATATTTTGGCGCGCTTGTAACCGTAGTCGAGGTTTGTCGCGCTTGCATTGGTACGGAAAGATGGCGGAACAGACGCAAGCCGCCACTTTTGTGGCTGACGCGACAGGTCATAGATGGTACGCGCCGCTTCAAAATCGTCCACCAGCGAGCGGTTATTCACATCTTTGGAAACGCCCGGCAATAATTTGGCAAATTCACCCTTGAACTGGATGCTCGACATTTCTTTAGTTTGCAGCAGGGGCAGCTTGTCAAGCAGCTTGGTCAGGAAAGGCACATCTTTCCGGAAATTGATATCGAAACCAAGCATGGTATTGTTCACCGGCTCATTGCCTATGGATACCCGGCTCAGGAATCCTGCGGTACGTTCCCGGTACTTAATGGCTGTCAAGCCTATGCTCATATCCCGGTTAACCACATAGTCCAGACGTGTACCCAGCAGTGAGCGGATCTGGTTCTGGAACATATCAGGACGTTCGTATTCAATCACGATCTCCCTGCCCGAATTAAGTACACTGCTGTTGAGCAACCTTACACGACCTAATTGGGCTTCCACGATATAGTCCGAACCTGCGGCCAGCGGCACGCCGCCGGAAGTTACCGTTACCGAAGTTTCGAGTACGCCAAAAGGCAGCTGCACCTCCGCGCCGCCGCTGGACTGATAAGTACCTTTGAGATAAAACTTATTGCGCTCGGTCACCTGCTGCGCATCGATCATGGTAGTCCGGTACAGCTCATTGAAGACATACTTACTACGGAACTGGTCTTCACCGGCACCAAACTTGCGGGAGAGTGTGGAGCCGAAGGGTTCGAGCACCGGGAATATGATGCGGCCGGATCTGCTGTCTACCGTAATGCCATCCACGAAGTCAAAATTTCCATCCGGTTGCAGGTCATTTACCGGATTTAGCCGGTCTAATCCCATCAGACGGACCAATGGAATGTTGGCAATACTACTTTCCTGAAGGTTAGGGTTGTCAATACCGGTAATATCATCTTTATAAATGATGCGCAGCTGGAAACCCTGTTTTTCTATGGAGCTCGTACCGAGCGAGTAGATGTTTTTCATCATCAGATCCCACATCGGCAGTTTGGTATTATTGCGGATCGTCGATGATTTCAGCAATTTCAATGCAATTACTTCATCGTCCTGACGTGCCTGGTAATCCTCGGTCAACTCCCCTACTTTAAAGGACCGGCCATTAAGTGTATATTCATAAGAAACCCCCAGTACTTCGTCGTTCCGCAATGCATTGGTCAAAGAAATATAGCCTAACTGCGGATTGAAAGTATAGTCGCGGTCGGCTACAAGGCGTTTGGCTCCGCGCAATAATTCATAATCCAGTGTTTTCTCGAAACCCAGACTGATAATTGCCGCATTGGTATTGTCCACATTCCTGAAAGCGGCATTGTCCGTCAGGCTTTTGTATAAACCATTGGCTGCATTGTCAGCCGGCGATGTCGAGCGGATCGGCTGCACGCTCGGATTCGCAGCCTTGTAAGGTGCGGGCTCCCCCAGATCCGCAAAGCCTACCACATTGCGCAGTGATTCCGTCGTTGTTGTGCGGTTTGTTACATACACTTCCAGGCGGGTTACGGTAACACCGGAAGTAATGGTAGGGGTATTCTGCAGGGATGCTTCGTATTTGTTCCGGAAATACTGCGAAAGGAAGAAGTTCCGGTTTTCGTCGTAAGTATCTGCTTTAAGCTCGAAGTCACGGCTTTGCGCGCCGCCCCTCAGTACAATCCGCTCTTTGCTTGACTTTTGCTGGGAGGCAACAAATGTTGCATTCAGACGGCCGAACTGAAAGTCCGTTTTCAGACCGAAAAGGTTTTGTACACCGGGAATCAGCTGGCTGTTGATGGCCCAGTTGATGTTACCCGCCTCAATTTTCTTAATGAAGCTCTCTTCGGGATTCTTATAATTCAGCTTGATTGCATTTTCAAAGTTGAAGTTGGCCTTGGTATCAAAGTTGGTTTGAAAACCCAGCATATCGCCCAGCCTGGCGTCAAAATTGATGCTGATCTGCTCGTTGAAAATAAACTGCGTGTTCCTGCGCTGACGAATCGGTATCGCAGGGTTATCCAGGAACTGGTGCATTAGCCCCAGATCCAGGGACACAAAGCCCGTGGGTTTAAAATCAATGAAATCATCGCCCAGCAACTTGGAAATTGCGGGCGGTACGTCAAGCTTGGGAAGCAAGCCCCGCGCACCCATTGCACTGGTACCATCCTGCCTGCTGGCATACTCCCGCAACAAGCTTCTGAACGCACGGTCCTCCTGAATTTTGTCATAGGTATTCAGGTCCATACGCTCCGGGGCACGGTAATTAAGCGTACCCGAGGGAGTCTGTATTTTCTCGGTAATTGCAACTTTACCGGTACTGTCCAGCGTAATGTTAGTTGAGATATTGGAAGGATCGCGCAGGTAGAAAGGCGACCTTGGGCGGGGGGCTACTACCTTATTGTTGTAATAGTCCTTCCAGCGCATAATAAGCTGGCTTCCGGAGCGGTCTATGCTCCTTCTGGTGGTGTCACCCACAGTATCTGCTTCGGCTGCCCACTCTATGGGTTGGGCGGAGGAAGTAGTATCCCCTTCACCGGAAACGTTAGCCAGTAATACTGCTCCCGCCGAAACTGTGAGTGTCTTGAATAAAAATGAGTAAATCGTTGACGACAAGGTAGTATACTAATTAAAGCAGGTTGGCTACATTTAAATCTATCAAAGCGATTTTACTTTCGTAAAGTTTTCCCCAATGTCATGTTAATTCCGGTTAACGAAGTGCTAGTTTAATCAAATTCTCTACTGTAAGCTCATGCCCCTCGCGCTTGATAATTGCGTCGAGGCTTTTCTCGGCAGTGGCCTTCGGGATACCTAAGGTTACCAATGCAGCGAGTGCTTCACTTTTTAATGTTCCGGCATGATGATCCGCTGGTTTCAGACCTGTTGAAGTAAGGTCTTCCCTGCGGATTTTGTCCCGCAATTCGAGGATAACACGTTGAGCAGTTTTGGATCCGATTCCTTTAATCGACTGGATCAGGCGCAGGTTTTCGTCTAAAATACCTTGCCTGATTTCGGACGAAGAAAGTGAAGACAGCATGACCAAAGCGGTCGAGGGACCTACCCCGGAAATTCCGATCAGATCCAGGAACAACTTCTTTTCGTCGTTCCCCCAAAAACCATAAAGAATGTGGGCGTCTTCCCGTATACTAAGGTACGTCACAAGTTTGCAACGTTCGCCCAGCTCCGGGAGTGATGTGTAGGTTTGCAACGAAATACGAACCTCATAGCCCAATCCATTTACGTCGATGATCGCGTAAGCCGGATCTTTGTAGACTACTGTTCCGTTAACGTAAGCAATCATAAAAATAGTATGTGTGTGTAATACGCTTGTTCACTAGGATGATATGATGAGTCGCTGACCTGGTTTAATGGAGTTTCCACGAATTCTGTTCTTCTTTTTCAGCTGCCCGATTTCGAGCCCGTAGCGCTGGGAAATGATCCAGAGTGTATCTCCCTTCTGTACGGTATGATAACGCTTTTTAGTATGCCGGTTGTGCGAAATGGTTGCTACTTTCGGCTTTTCGGGCTCTGCCGAAGCAACTCTGGTGCGCGGCTCGGCCACTTTTACTTCTTTCCAGAGCACAAGCCGCTGACCGCGGTTGATAGAGCTGCGGCGAAGGTGGTTCCATTTTTTCAGTTCAGATACCGTTACATGGTACTTTCTTGAAATGGACATCAGTGTTTCGCCCCGGCGCACTGTATGTGACGACTTACGCGTTCTGCTGACGGCGGATGGTTCATCTTCTTCCTCATCCACATCAGCGGAGGCTACGGAAGCATAAGGAAATGCAGTTGCAGCACGTCCCAGGGAGTCTGTCCCGGTACTGTCGGCACGCGCCAGCATCACAGCAGGAAGCAGACCGTTTTTCCTCGTACAAGCACTCATGATGGTATCACGGTTGCTCACAAAGTAAGTATACTGCACGCTGGGCACTTTCAGAATAAAATCACGCGTTTGCTCCGGAAGGCTTGTTTTGGTAATTTGCGGATTAAGCTTCCTGATTTCCTCGAAGTTCATGCCGCTCTGCTGGCAGAATGATAACAGGTCAATGTACCCGTTCACATGAATCGTATCATGCGGGACCGGAAACTCGGTATTTTCAGGATAAATACCGTGGTCTGCACCATAGTTCATCATATAGTTCATGGCCACATACTGAGGTACATACGACCGTGTCTCACGTGGAAGAACATTATAGATCGTCCAGAAAGTAGTGCCACGCGAGCGGCGCATGGCCCTTTTTACATTTCCCGGGCCCGTGTTATACGAAGCGAGTGCAAGTTCCCAGTCACCGAAAATGTTATATAGCTGTTTCAGATAAAGGCAGGCAGCTTCGGTGGCCTTTGCAGGTTCAAAACGTTCATCTACATATTTATCCTGGTACAATCCGAACTCCCTGCCTGTCGCTGGCATAAACTGCCACAACCCGCCTGCCCTCGCATGAGAAATGATGGTCGGGTTGAGCCCCGACTCAATCATGGAAAGATACTTCAGCTCAGTTGGCAGACCATGTTTCTGAAGGGCTTTTTCAAACATCGGGAAGTATAGGGGCATACGCTCCATGACCATCCGCGTAAAATGGGCCTTTTTATAAATGAAATATTCTACAAACTCGTGGGAAGACTTGTGGTAAGTAAGAGGAATGGACTTTTCAAGCTTGGCAAAACGTGCCCTCAAAAGCTTTTCGGGTATAGCCGGGTTTTCACCAATCTCTTCAACTTCCGGGAGATAAGGCATAATGGCCGTTTCTTCCTGGCTTACTGCTTCAAATGTATCGGGCTCAACTTCCAACTGCTCCTGCGGAACAAACGCCCTTGCCGGCATATTCCAAACTCCAACACAGATGGCCCCGAGCCACAACACTTTTTTTGAAATCCTCATCAATAAATGTTTTTTGAAGGTTAATCAATTTCCGGTTTTTCGATGGCTACTACCTGCTGACGACTTACAGATAAAAATTCCGTCATAATTTTCGGCTTCCCGAGAATTTGTTCGTGAAATAGAATAATCTCTACTACATTTCTGATTACCCTGTAAAGCTATTTTTACGCGCTTTGTGGCTTTTTTATCACACCTATATGCTGGCATGATTATTTTGTTTAATGCAGTGTATGTTGCGTGTGTACTCAAATTTGTCAAATGAAACGTTAGCAGTTTGGTGATCTGCTAACATGATTCTATCAGTGCTTTAAGCCGAGACTCTCCAGGTAGCTGGCAAATGCCAGCATGTTTTTCTCGCCAAAATAAGGAGCCATGAC harbors:
- a CDS encoding DUF4199 domain-containing protein; translated protein: MEEKVSTARIALKYGLLASVVIMIYTVIINVTGFSQNQLLTSLSTVFVIVAIVLGMKDFREQNKGYMSYGEGLGVGTLLTAVVGLLSSAFTLFYMQFIDPTLITQGLDKMRSDLEKRGLDDAQIDQTMEVSQRFMSPGIVFVSGVLLYVFMGLIISLIVAAIMRREKPVFE
- a CDS encoding DUF4199 domain-containing protein translates to MNPIVAYFSKPILKVSLIFAAVAGIAAFLFFLALYLLGIPPLGSGHIFDAGIYIILVASACWYYRRKYGNGFLHLWEGLTMGYFITMVAAMINGWLIYLFVSYVDYSVFTEYIQAGLAVLAEGRTTNTKYLTDKEYLDLYNSIKNNKPSILISNEITQRLLVMIIPILVISLIFRKQDYGVFQNKS
- a CDS encoding dihydroorotase yields the protein MKLLIRSVRITDAASPYDGQIKDLLIEDGLIRQIGENLEAGEAQVLQASGLHASAGWVDMRVASRDPGFEHKEDLNSVRKAAARGGFTEIVLLPNSEPVVHSKDTLNYIRQAGRGGLVNLHVAAAVTRKAQGVDFTEMIDLHEAGAIAFTDGEHSVQNADLLLKTIQYLQPLDALLMNRPEDHQLTLYGQMHEGVASTLTGMKGLPSLAEEMMLTRDLKLLEYALEKSPYNSGNPVLHVSLISTKEAVALIREAKQKGLPVSCDIAAHQLAFRDNDLLGFDTNLKVNPPFRAEEDFAALLGGLADGTIDAIVSDHSPHDEESKNLEFDQADFGITGLETAFAVANMYAGLGAGALVEKFTAGPRRILRLKPNVIEVGAPAHLTFFDPDAMWTFDKTLSKSKNTPFLGKVMKGKVVGVANNGKFEWYI
- the gcvH gene encoding glycine cleavage system protein GcvH; translated protein: MNFPSELKYTEDHEWIRIEGDTAIIGITDHAQNELGDIVYVDINTVGEALQKGDVFGSVEAVKTVSDLFLPIAGTVLEINEQLDGEPELVNSDPYGNGWMVRISLASPGEEDGLMSAEDYQKFIGA